The nucleotide window AGAGAAGGATTCAGAGGCTGGTCCAAGAACGGTGAGAGTTCTGCCATCCAAGCATTTGTGCTAGGAAGAATGTCCTCCCAGGGCGTACCGCTCTTTGCAGCAGCCCTAGCTTGGGAGACGAGTGTGCTAATCCTGGAGAGCTTGTTAGCGATacatgcagcagcatgcaACCGGGTCGTCTGCGAACATACTCGAGTGAGTGCGGCCCGACTCGTTCCAAATTGGACTGTATAACATCGACCACGGGGAGCGAGCCTTTCGCCTGTACATCGACCAATGATCGCAATCTGGCCGTCTTTTCCGacacggcgctgctcgaAAGCTCCGTGAGCccgaggagcagggcgaCAAGTTGGGTGCGGATggcctcatcctcggcgaagAGATCATGATCAGTTGCCGCAACCGCTTCCAAGACCTCAAGGACCCGTTCGGGATGCTGGGGTTGTGTGGATAAGAAAGTCACTCCATCCTTTGCTATCTTGCGGCGCGCGTCCAACCCGACTGCCTTGCACTCCAAGGCCGCTCGCACAAGGGCGAGAGAATGGCTTTGGGCAATCGGGTTCGCCTCTGCCGCCAAGTGAGCCTGTTCCACAATTGCTTCTTGGAGGCCAGAAATGCTATGCGCCAGTGATGTGGCCTCTGGGTGGGAGACGAGATGTGTAAGGGCCAAATTTCGCTGCCCTGGATCTGGCAGACTAAGAGATGCCAAAGCCCACACTCGCCATACTCTCTGGTAGCATTCCTGGTGGCCTGGGATGCTACCAAAGATACGCAGACAAGCAAAGAGACTCTGCGATGATGCTGACAGCAGCACTTTGTCCATGCTATCCTCAGCAGCCGACTGAAGAAAATCGCCGACTCGTCGACCTAGATCGCCTTCGAACAGGTGAGCTGCTGTGCTCAAGGCATACTCGAGCACCTGAGCAGCCCCAAAGGGCTTCAAGTTTCTGCTTTGAAGGATCGCGAGACACTGCGAGATGATCTTTCTGGAAGGGGCTGTAATGTGAGCGACGTTGGTCGTGTATTGCCGTTCGTCACGAAGCAGCCCGACGAGACCAAACCAGCGCCTTCCTTCCTCAGCAATCTGAGACTGCGATGTCTGATAGTCTTTGGAAACCTCCGGAAGCGATCCGGATATATTTGTGCAGAGCTGAGTTGCCAGGCGATCCCACTCGGCAGTCACGGCGTCAGCCAAGTGGGAGGATATATCCAGGAGGCCAATATCAATGTCCACGATTACAGACATGGCATTGGGCCCCATTGGGATCGCGGTCTGTTTGTCGGACACCCCAAAAACAAAATTTTTGAAAAGTGGAAACAGATGCTCTTTTGCGATCTCGAGCCGCTCATCGTCAGACAGAGGTTTCAGGCATCGGTTGGTCGCATCGACGAAGCATTTCCAGGAGAACGAGGTATTGGTgcgcggctcgtcgcgaCTTGTGATCCCGGACTTGAGAGACGACAGCAGACCGGAAGCAGCCTTGACCGTGAGCATGCTGGCAGGCAGCTGTGCCAGCAGTTGGTCAAGATACTCCCAGAATTTGGGTGGACTACCCTGGGAGCCCTTGGCAACGAATGCCTGCAGTCGCGTAAAGGGGGACTTCTTGTCGTTAGGGCTGCCTTCCCAGATGGAAGGGTTGTGTTGAGCAAGCTTGGTCAAGGCCCGCACGTACTCAAGCGCAGAACCTGCCTGGCTCGTCTTGAGACCTCCTGTCACGAAGGCTCGGCGAGCCCTGGCAGAATCGGCGTAGGGGAGCTTGCGCTCGAGACAGATGAAGAGAAGCTGACAAGCAGCCTTCCTGACTTGCTGATCTTGGAAGGTGACAGCATCCCAAACAACGTCGTGGCTAAAGTAGTCGTCATACTTTTCGCTCAGCTCCTCCAGACCGGCGTCGCGAAGCTGGAGCAAGCCAAGAACCAGGGAGATGCTGGCTGTAACAACCCGAAAATATTTGGCTTCAGCTTCCTCGGCCGTGGTGGATCGTTCGTCACTCAAGGTGTCCTTAGTCTCCTGTATTGCTTCGGTCGCGTAGTCGAGGATCTGGCCGCGGCACTTGTGCCAAAAGCCAGACACCTTTTCAGGCGTGTTGAGGAAAGAAGAGAGGCCATCGTTTGCCgcacgggcgacgacgcggtcgcgGTCGTAAAGACCGGAGAGCCATGCGCCAACAACCTTGGGTAGATGGCGTTCCATGCGCTTCCGGGCCGACTTGAGGAGCTCGAGTTGCAAGGTGTGCGAAAGTTCGCGGACTCGTCGGGAGTTGTCGATGGAGATGCGCGGATAGATTTGAGTCTATAAGTCTTGTTACACGCAGCTCCATGGTCGCGCGGGTACGGAGGAAGAGACGTACCCAGACATCGAGGAGAGCATCCTCGACACCGCCTCCTTGCTCGTGGGGGCGGGCCAGGACGTGCTGCAGGAGATCATCGAGCGCCTTCGCCTTGGTGGTGCTATCCTTCTTGAGCACGTTTTtgagggagacgacgataTTCGGatcggagacggcggcgaacgAGGGCGGCTCGGCGAGGTACGACAGAGAgctgcccgtggcggcgctgccaaaggcggagcgggcgccgccgcccttgcctaGTGGGGGGCGGCTCATGATGACGGATCGCACACGACGTGAACGTAAGCTGCGGGCGTGTCTTCGCTACTTCTATCCAATGTCGTGGGATTGAATCGAGTGTCGGAGGTGTGTATGAGAGTATTGAAAGTGAGGACGAGTGCAGCACCGGGCAGGCGGACGGAAATATTTACAGATGATGTCAGGCCGGGAAGGAGTGGAGGGGTCCCTCCCCGCGAAAGTTTGCCTCGCGCCGAACCTACAGTTTGCGCCCTGGCGGTTCCAGCTGGCCTGGGCCCCGCCAGTTATGAGCCACAGTGACTGGCAGCACAGGTAGTTACTAAGGTTCCCATTTGATGCGCGCTGGCTGACACTCAAAGGAGAacccggcgtcgacgtcaatAAATTCGTCTGTGCGGAGAACGACCCGGCGAGCCGAATTCGGTTTAAGACCAGCGGCAGGGTTGCCCTTGATAAGTACCGACTGACAGCGAACAAGAacgcagcgtcgccatgcaTTAACTTGAGCCCCGATAATAAATGGCCGGGCCTCAGGTTCCAAGTCACAATGAGGAGATGCGAAGCGAATGCATTC belongs to Purpureocillium takamizusanense chromosome 1, complete sequence and includes:
- a CDS encoding uncharacterized protein (BUSCO:EOG09260274~COG:O~EggNog:ENOG503NVQV), encoding MSRPPLGKGGGARSAFGSAATGSSLSYLAEPPSFAAVSDPNIVVSLKNVLKKDSTTKAKALDDLLQHVLARPHEQGGGVEDALLDVWTQIYPRISIDNSRRVRELSHTLQLELLKSARKRMERHLPKVVGAWLSGLYDRDRVVARAANDGLSSFLNTPEKVSGFWHKCRGQILDYATEAIQETKDTLSDERSTTAEEAEAKYFRVVTASISLVLGLLQLRDAGLEELSEKYDDYFSHDVVWDAVTFQDQQVRKAACQLLFICLERKLPYADSARARRAFVTGGLKTSQAGSALEYVRALTKLAQHNPSIWEGSPNDKKSPFTRLQAFVAKGSQGSPPKFWEYLDQLLAQLPASMLTVKAASGLLSSLKSGITSRDEPRTNTSFSWKCFVDATNRCLKPLSDDERLEIAKEHLFPLFKNFVFGVSDKQTAIPMGPNAMSVIVDIDIGLLDISSHLADAVTAEWDRLATQLCTNISGSLPEVSKDYQTSQSQIAEEGRRWFGLVGLLRDERQYTTNVAHITAPSRKIISQCLAILQSRNLKPFGAAQVLEYALSTAAHLFEGDLGRRVGDFLQSAAEDSMDKVLLSASSQSLFACLRIFGSIPGHQECYQRVWRVWALASLSLPDPGQRNLALTHLVSHPEATSLAHSISGLQEAIVEQAHLAAEANPIAQSHSLALVRAALECKAVGLDARRKIAKDGVTFLSTQPQHPERVLEVLEAVAATDHDLFAEDEAIRTQLVALLLGLTELSSSAVSEKTARLRSLVDVQAKGSLPVVDVIQSNLERVGPHSLEISTLVSQARAAAKSGTPWEDILPSTNAWMAELSPFLDQPLNPSLAITCSIEGAVALPQPDVALPSSQIRVQRDRKGRCVPVRMALYTCELFRAATKDIVLPRQFHIELLYLQCLSLQLASDQMTLAGADGMWQNLKVGDAAIEAEELVTSSRGMLNDIASAADRWHSSEDDSISGVINGLIDLAMNETTDLSPRGLYSARILTELLQALTDAHGLPVGIEERFLRSDLLKAKPETVLGAAALVKGFGEHLKASKAVGNFCNRLVSDVAAATVTGGVSTHMTLVLFTLYARLYDIGELPVANNRIVFAAKQITSWVDGLDALDPNLCAEMCRALTWLLPCMKEVYGSYWEKALHLCTGLWERAGQLVLHQALPFIYSSLKLYKALEGIQESNDDLQEALKDFSTTKSRGLVELLKLPRDSTSQPLEIVDAILCRELEKMPVSRIPDPVSLFPLVASDSRDIQTAAFNMLHKKIPERQEQEAVETLLDKKDARLPDELLSLLLDPPTLDKYSDEALAEFPSSIRCYLLTWKLLFDAFSGAAFKLRNDYTEHLKTGDYVNSFLEFLFDVLGHSAAHPLNLDKECLGPNEICDYDIKLAETEPAEKSLHWLLVHLYYLTLKYIPGLFRTWYIDCRSKQTKITVESWTTKYFSSLIIADTLDGVQAWADTQEPPAGDEQELLVKVSKPAKEVTAAYDVDESQASIAIKLPPSYPIEGVTVSGLHRVAVTERRWQSWIMTTQGVITFSNGSIIDGLQVFKRNMIGALKGQSECAICYSIISTDKRTPDKRCTTCKNLFHRTCLYKWFQTSNQNTCPLCRNPIDYLGADTAKRRQDPRYGL